In Methanonatronarchaeum sp. AMET-Sl, one genomic interval encodes:
- a CDS encoding molybdopterin biosynthesis protein, whose protein sequence is MNKKPNQNNRKQFHKLISIKKARKIIKPLIKTKTETTPIHKAGGHTLSTDIQSPIDVPPFDRSAMDGYAVKAEDTYGAEEDNPKKLKKTGSINAGEKPKQTLKQGEAIEIATGAVMPSGANAVVMIEHTDQQNNTINIRKPVYPEQNVMHAGTDITAGEKILKKDKTLTPREIGLLAATGHETIETKKGPITAIISTGDEITTPDKKLKPGQIYDVNQNTIYSAVKEAGGQPKKIGVLPDNEKQIKQTLKKAANQSDLILTSGSTSAGHTDILYRILEDKLLFHGLKIKPGKPTFAAKINETPIIGLPGYPTSSLTIFKALIEPILQEKTGKKRQQNTVTVQTATKIQSVPGKKHLIPIGITKKQNKYKAYPVYRGSGAIKSLSDSEGIITAKQNEEYIQKGETKKAQLHSKHLEIPNLLIMGSHCYGTDIITGMLTQTNKTIHTGSRGGLEMMASNIPDIIGIHLLNKNKEYNKNYIKEYNIKNAELIKGYKREQGILVQKNNPHNIKTIKDLIKKDITITNRNQGSGTRTLLDQKIQEISKKTKKPAREIKNQIKGYKNTPTTHSAVAQSIKTGKADAGIAIKPYATQNNLDFHKITEEEYDFIITKNKTTKQFKQKLRSQQFKQKLTKIPGLKPHKKTGHPP, encoded by the coding sequence TTGAATAAAAAACCAAACCAAAACAATAGAAAACAGTTCCATAAACTCATTTCAATTAAAAAAGCAAGAAAAATAATAAAACCACTCATCAAAACCAAGACAGAAACAACCCCCATCCATAAAGCAGGTGGACATACACTATCAACAGACATCCAGTCACCAATAGATGTCCCCCCATTCGATAGATCCGCAATGGATGGATACGCAGTCAAAGCAGAAGACACATACGGTGCCGAAGAAGACAACCCAAAAAAACTCAAAAAAACCGGATCTATAAACGCAGGAGAAAAACCCAAACAAACCCTAAAACAAGGAGAAGCAATAGAAATCGCTACAGGAGCCGTAATGCCAAGTGGCGCAAACGCAGTAGTAATGATCGAACACACAGACCAACAAAACAACACAATAAACATAAGAAAACCAGTATACCCAGAACAAAACGTTATGCACGCCGGAACCGACATAACAGCCGGAGAAAAAATACTAAAAAAAGACAAAACACTAACCCCAAGAGAAATAGGTTTATTAGCAGCAACAGGACATGAAACCATAGAAACCAAAAAAGGCCCCATAACCGCCATAATCTCAACAGGAGATGAAATCACAACCCCTGACAAAAAACTCAAACCAGGCCAGATATACGACGTAAACCAAAACACGATATACAGCGCAGTAAAAGAAGCAGGCGGACAACCCAAAAAAATTGGAGTACTCCCCGACAACGAAAAACAGATCAAACAAACTCTAAAGAAAGCCGCTAACCAATCAGACCTAATACTAACCTCAGGAAGTACATCCGCCGGACATACAGACATACTCTACAGAATACTGGAAGACAAACTACTCTTCCATGGCCTAAAAATAAAACCTGGAAAACCAACATTCGCAGCAAAAATCAACGAAACACCAATAATAGGCTTACCAGGATACCCAACATCCAGCCTAACAATATTCAAAGCATTAATAGAACCAATACTACAAGAAAAAACAGGAAAAAAAAGACAACAAAACACAGTCACAGTTCAAACAGCAACCAAAATACAGTCAGTACCAGGAAAAAAACACCTAATACCAATCGGAATAACCAAAAAACAAAACAAATACAAAGCATACCCCGTCTACCGTGGTTCAGGAGCAATAAAATCACTATCAGATTCAGAAGGAATCATAACAGCAAAACAAAACGAAGAATACATCCAGAAAGGAGAAACAAAAAAAGCCCAACTCCACTCAAAACACCTAGAGATACCAAACCTATTGATAATGGGAAGCCATTGCTATGGAACAGACATAATAACCGGAATGCTAACCCAAACAAACAAAACAATACACACAGGATCAAGAGGCGGCCTCGAAATGATGGCAAGCAACATACCAGACATAATCGGTATACACCTACTGAACAAAAACAAAGAATACAACAAAAATTACATCAAGGAATACAACATCAAGAACGCCGAACTCATAAAAGGATACAAAAGAGAACAAGGAATACTCGTACAAAAAAACAACCCACACAACATAAAAACAATAAAAGACCTAATCAAAAAAGACATCACAATAACAAACAGAAACCAAGGCTCAGGAACAAGAACACTACTAGACCAAAAAATACAGGAAATATCCAAAAAAACAAAAAAACCAGCCAGAGAAATCAAAAACCAAATAAAAGGCTACAAAAACACACCAACAACACATTCAGCCGTAGCACAATCAATAAAAACAGGTAAAGCAGACGCAGGAATCGCAATAAAACCATACGCAACCCAAAACAACCTAGATTTCCATAAAATAACAGAAGAAGAATACGACTTCATAATAACAAAAAACAAGACAACAAAACAATTCAAACAAAAACTCAGATCCCAACAATTCAAACAAAAACTAACCAAAATACCCGGCCTAAAACCACATAAAAAAACAGGCCACCCCCCATAA
- a CDS encoding shikimate kinase has translation MKGKAKACGAITIVNAIAGWRGAALAIDLHTTAEATLDPETNEIIGDAGGLDPTLIETCVKKTLQWFDKDMGGAIKTETEIPPSRGLKSSSAAANAAVLATAKALNKENEITKKEILEIGVESAIESDVTITGAYDDASASIYGGLTITDNWDRKILKQRKMDEEILILVPENTSHSSETNVERAELLETLVKKAHKMALNDSVYDAMTLNGILYCATLEYSQKIPLDALENGAKAAGLSGTGTAYAAIVDNDSKRDVKKAWNKYGDIIQTKTNNKGGKTL, from the coding sequence ATGAAAGGTAAAGCAAAAGCCTGTGGAGCAATAACCATAGTAAACGCCATAGCAGGATGGAGAGGAGCAGCACTAGCAATAGACCTACATACAACAGCCGAAGCCACACTAGACCCAGAAACAAACGAAATAATAGGAGACGCAGGCGGCCTAGACCCCACATTAATAGAAACCTGTGTAAAAAAAACACTCCAATGGTTCGACAAAGATATGGGTGGAGCAATAAAAACCGAAACCGAAATACCTCCAAGCAGAGGCCTGAAAAGCAGTAGTGCTGCAGCCAATGCAGCAGTACTAGCAACAGCAAAGGCATTAAACAAAGAAAACGAGATAACCAAAAAAGAAATACTAGAAATCGGAGTAGAATCAGCGATTGAATCAGATGTAACGATAACCGGAGCATACGACGATGCATCAGCATCCATATACGGCGGCCTAACAATAACAGACAACTGGGACCGAAAAATCCTTAAACAAAGAAAGATGGATGAAGAAATATTGATATTGGTTCCAGAAAACACCTCACACTCATCCGAAACAAACGTCGAGAGAGCCGAACTACTTGAAACACTAGTAAAAAAAGCACATAAAATGGCCTTAAACGACTCAGTTTATGACGCAATGACATTAAACGGAATATTATATTGCGCAACACTAGAATACAGCCAAAAAATACCATTAGACGCATTAGAAAACGGAGCAAAAGCAGCAGGACTATCTGGAACAGGAACCGCATACGCAGCAATAGTCGACAACGACTCAAAAAGAGATGTCAAAAAAGCCTGGAATAAATATGGAGATATAATACAGACTAAAACAAACAACAAAGGAGGAAAAACACTTTGA
- a CDS encoding TOBE domain-containing protein: protein MKKEAKVEVYIKSKNTKFKTKDLELLKSIKKEGSINKAAEKLGRSYSHSQKRIDELENAFGKLITRQRGGLNGGGSKLTSIASELIQTLENKITDLAITANTEITEINGEIKNTEGDLAEIKTSIGTLKTRKNPWMETGKKTRVLIRADTITLLEPNKKQKTSALNTIEGIVTDIEKPETKGTVTIKLKTNNNEIKAIVTKNSLKNLNITQGKKLAATFKATATKAIPTKPNQNP, encoded by the coding sequence ATGAAAAAAGAAGCTAAAGTCGAGGTCTACATAAAATCTAAAAACACAAAATTCAAAACTAAAGACCTAGAACTACTTAAATCGATTAAAAAAGAAGGCTCTATCAACAAAGCAGCTGAAAAACTCGGTAGGTCTTACTCACACTCCCAAAAAAGAATCGATGAACTAGAAAATGCATTTGGAAAATTAATAACAAGACAACGAGGCGGATTAAATGGAGGAGGAAGTAAACTAACATCTATAGCCAGTGAATTGATACAGACACTTGAAAACAAAATAACTGATTTAGCAATAACCGCCAACACAGAAATAACAGAAATAAATGGTGAGATAAAAAACACAGAAGGAGATCTCGCCGAAATAAAAACATCCATAGGCACCCTAAAAACAAGAAAAAACCCTTGGATGGAAACTGGAAAAAAAACAAGAGTTTTAATAAGAGCCGACACCATCACACTCCTAGAACCAAACAAAAAACAAAAAACAAGCGCATTAAACACAATCGAAGGCATAGTAACAGACATAGAGAAACCAGAAACTAAAGGAACTGTAACAATTAAACTAAAAACAAACAACAATGAAATAAAAGCAATAGTAACAAAAAACAGCCTCAAAAACCTCAACATAACACAAGGAAAAAAACTAGCCGCCACATTCAAAGCAACAGCAACAAAAGCAATTCCAACAAAACCCAACCAAAACCCATAA
- the glp gene encoding gephyrin-like molybdotransferase Glp — protein MKKKNGFKTLTPIKKALNSYLKTIKPIKTTEKIKITKALDRAIAKDIKSPKNVPHYNRSAMDGYAVKAENTYGATNTSPIPLKMVEKNPNDMECVRVHTGSEIPSQTDAVIKIEDTEKTDQTIKTYKPVSPGENVSPIGEDVEKNEKILKAGHQLRPMELGLLRTLQIEEIEVMKKPETTIIPTGNEVIKPGQEPKPGQVIESNSITIEMLIERWGGKPKTHQITPDQPKKIQKAITKNLDKDIIVVIGGSSVGARDYTSQVIKQNGVVHIEGVAIKPGKPTILGEIEETPIIGLPGYPVAAAIAAKIFLKPTIQRKGKIKTKKEWRTKAKLTRKIHSTPGYQTYTRVKLKNGEATPLRTSGSGIITSITQADGIAIIPSESEGKDKGENVEVVPIE, from the coding sequence ATGAAGAAAAAAAATGGATTCAAAACCCTCACCCCCATAAAAAAAGCATTAAACTCCTATTTAAAGACAATAAAACCGATAAAAACTACTGAGAAAATAAAAATAACTAAAGCATTAGATCGGGCCATAGCAAAAGACATAAAGTCACCAAAAAATGTACCCCACTACAACCGGTCCGCCATGGATGGATATGCAGTAAAAGCAGAAAACACATACGGAGCAACCAACACAAGCCCAATACCACTAAAAATGGTTGAAAAAAACCCCAATGACATGGAGTGCGTAAGAGTCCACACCGGCTCCGAAATACCAAGCCAAACAGACGCCGTAATCAAAATAGAAGACACAGAAAAAACCGACCAAACAATAAAAACCTATAAACCAGTCTCACCAGGAGAAAACGTAAGTCCAATCGGAGAAGACGTAGAAAAAAACGAAAAAATATTGAAAGCAGGCCATCAACTAAGGCCAATGGAGCTAGGGCTACTCAGAACACTACAGATAGAAGAGATAGAAGTAATGAAAAAACCGGAAACAACAATCATCCCAACTGGAAACGAAGTCATAAAACCAGGCCAAGAACCAAAACCAGGCCAAGTAATCGAAAGCAACTCAATAACAATCGAAATGTTGATAGAAAGATGGGGAGGAAAACCCAAAACACACCAGATAACTCCCGACCAACCTAAAAAAATACAGAAAGCCATTACAAAAAACCTCGATAAAGATATAATAGTGGTTATTGGAGGAAGCTCCGTAGGAGCACGAGACTACACCTCACAAGTAATAAAACAGAACGGTGTTGTACATATCGAGGGAGTTGCAATCAAACCCGGAAAACCAACAATCCTTGGAGAAATCGAAGAAACACCAATAATAGGCTTACCAGGATATCCAGTAGCCGCTGCAATAGCAGCAAAAATATTCTTAAAACCCACAATCCAACGTAAAGGAAAAATAAAGACGAAAAAAGAATGGAGAACCAAAGCAAAACTTACAAGAAAAATACACTCCACACCAGGCTACCAAACATACACAAGAGTAAAACTAAAAAATGGAGAAGCCACGCCCCTAAGAACCTCCGGATCCGGAATAATAACCTCAATAACCCAAGCCGACGGAATCGCAATAATACCCAGCGAAAGCGAGGGAAAAGACAAAGGAGAAAATGTAGAGGTGGTTCCAATTGAATAA